The Candidatus Peribacteria bacterium region AACTGAACTGGACCGGCGACGGCTGCGCCATCAGTCAGGCAGGAATGTCGATTCTGGCAGAGGCCATGCAGGAGAAAACCCTGACCGAACTCGATGCTCTCACAGCCGCCGATATCCTCACGCTTCTGGGCATCCCTGTCGGCAACCGCCGCATCAAATGCGCCCTTCTCTGCCTCCATACCCTGAAAAACACCCTCCATACACTCCGGGGCGAATCATTGCAGACTTGGGCAGAAACGGTTGGAAATGACGCCAAAACCAGTTAGGATGGCAGTCCCGAGCCGCCCTAGCTCAGTGGTAGAGCACTTCCATGGTAAGGAAGTGGTCGTCGGTTCAATCCCGATGGGCGGCTCCATTTTTGTAAATCCACGTAGCCCTAGCTCAGTGCAGCCCCAGAGGGGCGCCCCTAAAAAACACCTGTGACGCCACAGCGTCACATCCATGGTAAGGAAGTGGTCGTCGGTTCAATCCCGATGGGCGGCTCCATTCAACATACAAAAAAGCCGGCTTGCGCCGGCTTTGAGAATCAAAGGAAGAATCACATCACTGTGTGGCTGCCGTAAAGGTCACCGTTGTCTGGTACGTTCCTGTCGGCTGAATCTTGGTTGCACCAACCTGCGCACGGAATCCGATCTTGATCATGTCACCGCTTCCTGTCTGAGACGCAGTCGTGCTCTGACGGATAGTAAGCGTAGAACCTGTTTTCACGCGGGCCCACTTTTCTGTGGATGCATCTGTTCCCCACAGCATCGGCGCCACATCGGATCCGGAGCTAGTGGAAGACACGCGACCACCCCAACGGGCATCATTGGTCGTACCGCTCGGGTTCAGTTCCCACGTCTTGGTATAGTTGAAGGCACTTCCAGTACCGAAGGCCTGGATAATATCTTCAAACTGGCTGATAAGGTGTCCTGTTTTTGAACCGCCGCTTCCCGTCTGAACGCGCCAGCCAAGGGTATAGCCAGCCGTATTGTTTGTCTGCACACGACACTTCACCGCACGGTTATCCGAATACACACCCGTATCTCCTGTGTAGGTAATCGTTCCAAGGCTCAGTGTTTCTCCAGAACCACGGGAACCATCTCCGTTCGCATCACATGCAAGTCCAAGCGCCGCGGCCAATGTGACCTGAACAACGGCAGTTTCGCTATCTGTCAGTGCAAATCCCTTCAGCGGCTCCGCAATGGTAACAGTCATACAGTAGAGACCAACCATGGCAACAATACCAACGGTCACTGCACGCTGCTTTCTTTCGGAAGTAAGGAGAGGAGATGTACTCATACGATGTGTGGGTATATATATGTGTTAATTATTTCGTGTTTCGTAACAATGATAGCATAGATTCACATAATTTGCAAGAAACTCATAGCGCAGTTTCCCCTTCCCAAAGGATAAACATGAGAGATTTGAAGAATGTGGCAGGATGACGCAATGTATCAGACAAGGACCGCCAGGCGGTACGAGGAAGGGTTTCTTTCATCGGTGTCAGAGGAGTGTGCTGCTCAATGCGGCTTGTTTCACCGCGTGCACAATCCACACCATAGGTCAGATTCAACACGGCACGCGCCAGCATCGTAACCATTTCCGCACGGTTCATATGATCATTCGGACGGACAAGACCCGTATCGGCATCTCCCAGCAGCACACAATGATCGGCAGCAATCTGCACTGATCGCGTATACCACTGATCCGGAAGATTATCCGGAAAAACCGGTGCATACCCATTCCGGGAAAGATGGAGGAAGCGCACAATCATCTGCGCAGCTTCTGCACGGGTCACAAGGAGTGCAGGTTTATCAAAACACGGACGTGTGCCGTAACAATCTCCATACCCGATCATCCAGCCACGACGCCCTGCTTCTTCAGTGTAGGGAAAATACCAGCTGCGCAGAGGGACATCGGCAAAGCTCGGCACAGAAGGAGACGGCGCAAGAATGCCACCGGACATCACCACAAGCAGCTTTGCAAAAGCAGCACGGGTTGCGCCGGCTTCAGGATAAAAAAGGCAGGCAGGATCTATATAGCCGGCACCACGGAAAGCGCGGACAGGAGCGGTAAACCAGACATCATCCGGAACATCCTCATACCAGGCTCCGTCACACGGAACAGGTGCAGCGGGACGCGTGCGATGCAAGCGGGCCCATCGATTTATTTTTTCATCAATACGATCCCCGAGCGATCCGGTAGGAAGATCCGGCGGGGTGACAACAGCGACGGTAACGGATGATGTGCTGTCACTCGACACAGCTGATGACACATCGGAAGAGGACGACAAAGAAGAAGAGACAGAAGAGGATGAAACGGAACTGGATGAAACAGATGAAGAAGACACGACAGGCGTTCCCGATCCGCAATTGCCGGTTCCCGGATCTCCGTCATCCGGCCCAATGACAGAGACAGCAATACACACCTCCTCCGTTGTGGCACGAAGATGGTGCAACGGAGAAAGAAGCAACGAGATGGACAAACCGGTCATCAGGAAAACAGCTGCAACCAGTCCGTGCCAGGCGGGAAAATATCTCTTCTGCCTGCGGGATAAAGGGTGTGTCTTCAAATCCCCTCATTATAGCAAAAAAGCACCGAAAAGGCCATCCCGTTCATCAGGATATCAGCGGGACTCCTTCTTTCGAGGTGTCTTGCGTGCCGCATTTTCCGGCTCGCGGCGGCGGAACTCAAAGCGGGCCATTACGTACTGCACCAGGAAAGAAACCAGGAAAATCAGAAGGAGAATGACCAGAACCGGCAGAAGCGGGATAACCCAGAAACTGGTGGACACTGATTCGAGATGCCGGCCATTGAATGCCGTAAAATCAGTGGAAGCGGTATAACGACCGAGGGCAAAACGCGGAGACCAGGTAAATGTACGCGCACGCTCAGACTCACGCAGAACTACCCAATCCTTAAAAGGCACTTCATCCACCGGAATACCGAAAATATTGCGGATGTCGACCGTTCCTGTAGGCAACATGTGAACCGTACCGGTATTTTTGGCAAGCAAGCGAAGATGGACAGGCAACGACCAGTTGAGCCGCTTGCTGGCAGTCAGACTGTCAATGAGTCCATTTTCAATGACATCTCCCTGCACACTGACCACAAAGAGGCTGGCAACGCGGGAAACAATATTGATACCGGACTCTTCAGTGGGCGGAATTTCGCGGGTGACAATCAGTGCTGCCTGATGATCTCCGGCATCGGCATTGGCCGGCACACGGACGGTGACACGGATAAATGCGCGGTCTGCATGCAACAGCTGAACGCGGCGGATTTCCGGGGTGAGCCATCTGCGCGCGGAATAGGCACTGTCGAGGCCTTCAGCAAAAAACATCGGCGTCCCCTCCTGTTCAGGGTTGGCAATGAAATCTTCGCTCGTAAGGTTAAAAATCGCATCAGTGCCGCTGCGATTCGTGAGTTCCACATCAACCGTCCGCTCTTCCCCCGGAGCCATGGATAAAATAAATCGTGTGGGACCGAGTGTGAAATCGTTGAGGACAGGTGTGTCACTCTGAACATTGATACGCAAACTCATCGGGCGCAAAGCCGAATTCACCAAAGGAGTCGTGGCCGCATCCACCGGCGTGATGGAAAGAAAAAATGCCGCTAGAAGAACCAACTGAAGTGCGCGTCTCATGCTGGTGTGGAAGAGTAGTGCATGGAACAGCATATGCACAAGTGCGGCTGGTATGGACAAACACCCTGGTCTACACTGCAACTGCTTTTCCATCCGCCTCTCTTTATGAAAAAAATCCTTGCCGTTCTTCTGACGCTTGTCCTGGTGGTTGTCGGCGTTGTTGCTTATAACCAGTATCAAATTCGCGCACTCGAAACACTCGTGAAAGAAAAAGCGGCTGCAGTGGCAGCAGGATATGGCACCATCATTGACCAGACACTTGTGCCACTGAACAAGACGCAAACGCTCAGTCAAACGCAAGCCACCATTTTGCGTGTCGTCACCCAAACAAGAGAGGCCCTCGGGGAAGAAGAAAAAACACCTGCCATGGTCTCACTCATTCATACCATGCAGCTTTCTCTCGTCTCTTTTCTGAAAAGCGTACAACCGGACCAGTCATTCTCCGGCAGTGACCCGATCGCGTACCTGCAGCATGAAATGAGCGAGCGCGGCGATATCAATGAACAGCTGAGTGCCTACAATGAAGCAGCCAAGCAATGGAATGACCGGATACAAAACAAGATAGGCAGCTTAAAAGGAAATATCCTGGGAACGGAAGGTGCATTGCTCCCCTATCTGCGTTTTGACGGCCAGCAAGAGTATTTCACGACTATTTCCCTCTAAAAACACCGCCATTTGGCAAAGAGAACAAAGGTTCAGGCTGCGCTACAAAAGTTCAGATGGATGCGCAACAGCCGGAGAGTGGCGTGAAACGGCAATCAGAGCACAATCTGTGAGAGGACAATCGGGTATAGCAAACAAGACATGGCTTGTGTCTGCGATACTTCCCTCTGCCCCCGCCCATGCCGATCCCGGGGGTCCGGGGCTGTATAGCAGGCTTTGCATCTGGCATAAAAGTTCAGAATGATTGCACCGAAGTGAACTTTTTGATATAATAATTAGAAAAATTCACCACAAACACACACGACACAAAAATGCACGCTCTCACTTCATCACAGCTTCGCGAGCTTGCTTCCAGTCCGGAGGCGGCACGCTTGAGCGTGAGCGCGCGTGAACGTCTCGGGTGGATTGTGACTTTCATGGAGCATGGACAGTCAGTGAGTGAGACCTGTGAGAACATCGGAATTTCGCGCAGCACATTTCACCGGTGGCTCGAACGTTTCGATCCGAAAGATCTTTCGACGCTCGAAGAAAAATCACATGAGCCACTGACGCCGCGCGTACCCAACGTGTCCGCCGATGCAGTGACGCTCATCCGCGCGTACCGCCAGACAAGCCCGCACATGGGCAAAGAAAAAATCCGCGCCCTGCTGGCCACAGAACATGGTATCACCATCTCGAGCTCAACAGTCGGCCGCGTGATCGAACGTGAACGTCTGTACTTTGCTGCAACGCCACTGCACTGGAAAAAGCGCACGAGCTCTGCACAGTATGCAGTCACTCCTGCAGAGAATGAAAACGGGGAGGTAGCTCCTGTGATGGCAGTACACACAATGCCGGTACGCATCACACAGAAAAAACACCCGGCATGGAAGCGTGCACTTATTACCAGCAGCATCCTCATCAACATCGCCATCATCACACTCTTCCTGGCCACTGCGTCCTGGGAGTTGAAAGACATGAATGCGTCCGTCACCAAAGAAAAGCCGGCGCAGACAATCACCGTCTCCAATCTTGACCGCCCATGATGCACTCCTTCCTCCGCCACCGGCAGAGAATGTGCATCCGTCTCAAGCGGAGCATCGCCGCTGTCACATTGATGACCATGCTGACACAGATGTCAGGTCTCACACAGCTCTCCGCCTTCTCTTCTGCTCTCGCCATCCCGAAAGCGGAAGCCGCGACAGGCATCTTCCCGGCTATCAACTATCAGGGCCGCATCACAGGCATCAACGGGACATCTGTTGCGAATGGTAAATATAACGTGCGCTTCAAAATCTACACGGCAGCGATTGGCGGATCTCCCGTCTGGAGCGAAACATGGGACACTACCACACAGCAGGTCACCATGACCGGCGGACTCTTCTCTGTCCCCCTTGGTACACATGTGACCATGACAGGAAGCGTCAACTTCAATACGGACAATATTTATCTCCAGATTGAATTCGATGACGACAACAATAACACCTACACGGAAATCTTCACCCCGCGCCGCCGCTTCGGATCGGTCCCCTACGCACACAATGCAAACATGCTCGACGGACTCGATTCCACAAAGTTCGTCCGCAAAGACCAGCCGGAAACACTCTCCGGCACGCTGACTATTAAACCGAATGTCTCATCCGTTCTTGCACTCAAGGCAATCGGCACACTGTCCGGTACGGCAATCCATGCGGATCAGGATCTGAGTGCATCCGGAAATATTATTGCAGAAGGAACGATCTCCGGCTCTTCTCTCTATGCCGGAACAAGCATCCGGGGTGGCGGGCTCACCGATTGTGATGCTGCATCCTCCAGACTTCTCTGGGACGCAACAACCGGTCGCTTCTCCTGCGGCACCATCAGCCCAAGCTTCTCGACGGGCAACGTGCTCACAATTGGCAATGCGAAATATGTGAGCAAGCAGGGTGACACAATGACGGGGGCTCTCGTCATTAATATCCAGAGTGGTTCACTCGGAAGTATGGGCCTGAGAGTGATCAATACATTGAGCGGTGCCATCATCCATGCAGAGAAAGAACTCACCTCTTCCGGAACATTGATGGTGAAGCAGACGGGAACAGTCCGTGGATCAGGAGCTCTGACGGTGGTGAATACAACGACCACAGGAACAGGAGCATATATGGCTGCAAATGACGCCGTTCTTGCGCTCAACAGCACAGCCAATACAGTTGCAGCATCCAAACACATTCTCTTTGGCTACAAGGGAACATTTGATACGACCCTCTGGAGAAGTGCAGCAAACGTACTCTCTACAAACGGAACATTCTCGGGAGCATCTCTCTATGCAGACAACACCATCCGCGGTGCTGGTCTGGCAGACTGTGACGACGGAGTGGCAAGCAAGCTCCTCTGGGATGCAACAAGCGGCCGCTTCAGCTGTGGAACGGATCAGAGTGGATCGAGTGGCCTTTCGCAGGCTGCGGGTGATGCACGCTACGTAAAAAAGAGTGGTGATACCATGACAGGAGTGCTTGTGATCCAGAACGGCAACACACACACTCCTACTGGAACTGCTCTCTTGAATGTAAGAGGAACGATCTCTGGTACCACTCTCTACGCAAATTCTGCCCTCCGCTCTTCTGGCTCTATCACGGCAGAAGGCGCCATCAGTGGATCAAGTCTCTACGCAGGAACCAGCATCCGTGGTGCAGGCTTGAGTGATTGTGATACCGCATCGTCCGCACTACAGTGGGACGCAACAACAGGCCGCTTCTCCTGCGGCACCATTACAGGAAGCAGCTTCTCCACAGGAAATGTGCTGACGATTGGCAATGCGAAATATGTGAGCAAGCAGGGTGACACAATGACGGGTGCTCTCGTCATTAATGTGCAGGGCGGCACACTGGGAACAATCGGATTGAAGGTACTCAACACCCTCTCGGGTGCCATCATCCATGCAGAAAAAGAACTCACCTCTTCCGGAACATTGATGGTGAAGCAGACGGGAACAACGCGTGGATCGGGAGCGCTGACAGCAGTAAACACGACACGCTACGGAACAGGAGCATATATCACATCCAGCGGGTCTGTCCTTGTGCTCAATACAGCATCAACCACATCCCGTCAT contains the following coding sequences:
- a CDS encoding iron-sulfur cluster assembly scaffold protein gives rise to the protein MDLYADTILDHYRHPRFKQERGDATAAHTEKNLSCGDVLTAFLTSDDVDHAELNWTGDGCAISQAGMSILAEAMQEKTLTELDALTAADILTLLGIPVGNRRIKCALLCLHTLKNTLHTLRGESLQTWAETVGNDAKTS
- a CDS encoding helix-turn-helix domain-containing protein, producing the protein MHALTSSQLRELASSPEAARLSVSARERLGWIVTFMEHGQSVSETCENIGISRSTFHRWLERFDPKDLSTLEEKSHEPLTPRVPNVSADAVTLIRAYRQTSPHMGKEKIRALLATEHGITISSSTVGRVIERERLYFAATPLHWKKRTSSAQYAVTPAENENGEVAPVMAVHTMPVRITQKKHPAWKRALITSSILINIAIITLFLATASWELKDMNASVTKEKPAQTITVSNLDRP